GATGCTGTAGTAGCCAGTGAAGACAACAAATTTGTCAATCATCATGGTTTTGACTTCGGGGAAATGCGTGAAGCATACAGGAAAAATAAAACAGGTAAGCGATTGAGGGGAGCCAGTACCATTACCCAACAGATGTGTAAAAATGTCTTTTTATGGGAAGGACGTAGCTATACCCGTAAGATACTGGAAGCCTGGTACACCGTATGGGTGGAGTTGCTATGGGGTAAAAAACGCATAATGGAAGTTTACCTGAATGTGATAGAGATGGGGAAAGGAATATATGGTATCGGGGCTGCCGCACAGGTTTATTACCATAAGGAAGCATCTCAATTGTCCCGCGAGGAAGCGGCTATGATCGCAACGGTACTGCCTTCTCCCAGGAAGCGGAATCCTGTCCGTCCCGGTAATTATATGATTGAACGGCAGGCACAGATACTTTCATTGATGGATAAAATAGGACCTGTGAAATTGTAAGTCTTTACTGAAAGTTATCAACAATTTAAATACTTGAATATTAGCGTGATATCTGATTTTATGGCATGTTTTTCAGGTATCTGTCAATTGAAAATCTGTCAAATTCAACTTATCTTTGTCAGTTAGCGGATGAATAGGTTGTTTCGTCGAAGAACGCCCAATGAGTTTGCTTTTTAGCTTGATCAATAAAACTTAACATGTCGGACGAAAGGGACGAATTAGAAAACGAGAAAGAAGAGAATATTGAAGAATCGATCGATTCGATAGAGGACGCTTCTGAGAACGGGGAGTCAAAAGCTGGTAAATACGATGCTTTGCTCAATGTTGAAGAAGGTAAGACTCATCGTATCACAGGCATGTTTCGCGACTGGTTTCTGGATTATGCATCGTATGTGATCCTTGAACGTGCTGTGCCACATATCGAAGATGGCCTTAAGCCCGTACAGCGCCGTATTTTGCACGCCATGTTCCGTATGGATGACGGCCGTTTTAATAAGGTAGCCAATGTCATCGGGTTTACCATGCAGTTCCATCCGCACGGCGATGCTTCTATCGGCGATGCTTTGGTACAGCTGGGACAAAAGGAATTATTGATCGAAACACAGGGAAACTTCGGGAATATCCTTACCGGAGACAGGGCTGCTGCACCGCGTTATATCGAGGCACGTCTGTCTAAATTCGCATTGGAGGTGGCTTTTAACCCGAAAACGACGGAATGGATGGCCTCTTATGACGGAAGGAATAAGGAACCGGTGACGCTTCCGATGAAATTTCCTTTGTTATTGGCCCAGGGAGTAGAAGGGATCGCTGTCGGATTGGCTTCTAAAATTCTGCCGCACAATTTCAATGAACTGATCGACGCTTCCATTGCCCATCTGAAAAATGAACCGTTCGAACTGTTTCCTGACTTTCCTACCGGAGGTATGGCCGATTGTGCTGCATATAATGATGGTGCAAGAGGAGGAAGAGTAAAAGTCCGTGCCCGTATCAATAAAGTAGACAATAAAACCCTTGCGATCACAGAGATTCCTTTCGGAATGGATACTTCTAAACTGATCGAATCGATCGTAAAAGCAAATGATAAGGGAAAGATCAAGATCAAGAAAGTAGATGATAATACGGCGCAAAATGTCGAAATACTGATCCATTTAGCCAATGATGTATCTCCGGATATGACCATTGATGCACTGTATGCATTCACGGATTGTGAGTCATCCCTTTCTACCTATGCTTGTGTGATCAGGAGTGACCAACCGGTATTTTTCAGTGTATCGGATATTCTTCGCAGCAATACGGAACAGACCAAGGACCTGCTGCGTCAGGAACTGGAGATCCGGATGAATGAACTGGAAGAAGACTGGCATTATTCTTCGCTGGAAAAGATATTTTTTGAGCAACGTATTTACCGGGAACTGGAAAAAGACCAGGCTTCATGGGAAGATCAGTTGTCGGGTATCAATACCGCTTTTGATCCGTACCGTCCGTTATTGCGTCGTGAGATCAAACATGAGGATATTGTTAAGCTGACTGAAAAACCTGTACGGCGGATTTCCAAATTCGATATCAAAAAAGCGGAAGAACACATCAAAGGTGTGGAAGACGAGATGGAAAAGGTCAAAGACAACCTGAACAATCTGGTTCGTTACACCATTGATTATTATAAACGTATCAAGAAGAAATACGGGGCCGGCCGCGAACGTAAGACAGAACTGCGCAGTTTCGATACCATTGCCGTTACCCGTGTGGTAATTGCTAATGAGAAGTTGTATGTTAACTGGGAAGAAGGGTTTGTCGGTTATGGCATGAAAAAAGACCAGTACGTTTGCGATTGTTCGGATCTGGATGAGATCATTGTTGTCCGTAAGGATGGCTCCTATGTGGTGAGCAAAGTATCCGAAAAAGCATTCATGGGTAAGAACCTGCAATATGTGAATGTATTCCAGCGTAACGATAACCGGACGATATATAATATCGTATATCGTGACGGCCGTAACGGTCCCATCATGATCAAACGATGCGCTATTTCGGGTATTACCCGCGACCGGGAATACCACCTGACCAAAGGAGCTCCCGGTTCGCAGTTGTTATATTTCAGTGCCAATCCGAACGGTGAAGCCGAATTATTACGTGTGACCCTTAAGCCACGTCCGAGATTACGTAACCTGGTTATGGACGTGAATTTCGCAGATATTGCTATCAAGGGACGTGATGCACAGGGAAATATACTGACCCGTTATGCCATTCACAAGATCGCACTTAAGGAACGGGGTGCTTCAACACTCGGAGGAAAGCCCATCTGGTGGGATGCGGATGTCCAGCGTCTGAATGAAGATGGCAGGGGAACCCTATTGGGAGAGTTCAACCATAAGGATAAGATACTGATCGTTACGGAGGACGGTAATTACAGGATATCCGGGTTTGATGTATCCTTACATTTTGAAGACAATATCCGTCTGATTGAAAAATATGATTCTACAGCC
Above is a window of Bacteroidales bacterium DNA encoding:
- the mtgA gene encoding monofunctional biosynthetic peptidoglycan transglycosylase yields the protein DAVVASEDNKFVNHHGFDFGEMREAYRKNKTGKRLRGASTITQQMCKNVFLWEGRSYTRKILEAWYTVWVELLWGKKRIMEVYLNVIEMGKGIYGIGAAAQVYYHKEASQLSREEAAMIATVLPSPRKRNPVRPGNYMIERQAQILSLMDKIGPVKL
- a CDS encoding DNA gyrase/topoisomerase IV subunit A, which gives rise to MSDERDELENEKEENIEESIDSIEDASENGESKAGKYDALLNVEEGKTHRITGMFRDWFLDYASYVILERAVPHIEDGLKPVQRRILHAMFRMDDGRFNKVANVIGFTMQFHPHGDASIGDALVQLGQKELLIETQGNFGNILTGDRAAAPRYIEARLSKFALEVAFNPKTTEWMASYDGRNKEPVTLPMKFPLLLAQGVEGIAVGLASKILPHNFNELIDASIAHLKNEPFELFPDFPTGGMADCAAYNDGARGGRVKVRARINKVDNKTLAITEIPFGMDTSKLIESIVKANDKGKIKIKKVDDNTAQNVEILIHLANDVSPDMTIDALYAFTDCESSLSTYACVIRSDQPVFFSVSDILRSNTEQTKDLLRQELEIRMNELEEDWHYSSLEKIFFEQRIYRELEKDQASWEDQLSGINTAFDPYRPLLRREIKHEDIVKLTEKPVRRISKFDIKKAEEHIKGVEDEMEKVKDNLNNLVRYTIDYYKRIKKKYGAGRERKTELRSFDTIAVTRVVIANEKLYVNWEEGFVGYGMKKDQYVCDCSDLDEIIVVRKDGSYVVSKVSEKAFMGKNLQYVNVFQRNDNRTIYNIVYRDGRNGPIMIKRCAISGITRDREYHLTKGAPGSQLLYFSANPNGEAELLRVTLKPRPRLRNLVMDVNFADIAIKGRDAQGNILTRYAIHKIALKERGASTLGGKPIWWDADVQRLNEDGRGTLLGEFNHKDKILIVTEDGNYRISGFDVSLHFEDNIRLIEKYDSTAIYTAVYYDPESKFWYLKRFPFEQSVQLASFVGDGAQQLKCLSREVRPRFRIIFGGHSKHRPEEVIIADEFIAVKSIRAKGKRLSTFEVAKVEEIESLPPTEPTPAQENTTPPDTDPTTQVDRFPDVKFEVEESKAEQMTLGL